Genomic window (Croceicoccus sp. Ery15):
GTAGAGCGTAAGGTGAAGCACCCGCTCTACGGCAAGATCATCCGCCGTTCGAAGAAGTATCACGCGCACGACGAAGACAATGCCTATCGCCCCGGCGAATGGGTACGGATCGAAGAGACCGCGCCGATGTCCAAGCTGAAGACGTGGAAGGTCATCGACCGCGTCGGCGGCAAGGCCGATGTCGCGCTCGAGGCGAACCTCGACGTCGAAGCCGCGGGCAACTGAGTCCGCTTTAAAATTTTGGAACTGCCGGGCATTTGGTCCCGGCAAGCCGAGAAGAAGGAACCGGATCGATGATCCAGATGCAGTCAAACTTGGATGTCGCTGACAACAGCGGCGCCAAGCGCGTCCAGTGCATCAAGGTGCTGGGCGGATCGAAGCGTCGCACCGCGAGCGTTGGCGATGTCATCGTCGTCTCCGTCAAGGAGGCGCAGCCCCGTGCCAAGGTCAAAAAGGGCGACGTTCACCGCGCCGTGATTGTGCGTACCAAGAAGGACGTGCGTCGTCCCGACGGTAGCGTGATCCGCTTTGACTCGAATGCCGCAGTCCTCGTGAACAAGTCCGAGGAACCGATTGGCACCCGTATCTTCGGCCCCGTCGTGCGCGAACTGCGCGGCAAGGGCTT
Coding sequences:
- the rplN gene encoding 50S ribosomal protein L14; protein product: MIQMQSNLDVADNSGAKRVQCIKVLGGSKRRTASVGDVIVVSVKEAQPRAKVKKGDVHRAVIVRTKKDVRRPDGSVIRFDSNAAVLVNKSEEPIGTRIFGPVVRELRGKGFMKIISLAPEVL
- the rpsQ gene encoding 30S ribosomal protein S17; this encodes MPKRILIGTVVSDKTDKTVVVKVERKVKHPLYGKIIRRSKKYHAHDEDNAYRPGEWVRIEETAPMSKLKTWKVIDRVGGKADVALEANLDVEAAGN